In Bactrocera oleae isolate idBacOlea1 chromosome 5, idBacOlea1, whole genome shotgun sequence, a genomic segment contains:
- the LOC106616724 gene encoding uncharacterized protein isoform X1 — translation MMILRITVVTLLLAVSFSDAVVVKPRPQYGPPPPQRQPHREYGVPQQIPFREYGPPALKYGPPKFISGGNGGSFSSSSSSSNSFNSGFNEQIKTHFGVPKPFYGPPHIQHKPAPNYGPPQAQYGPPPRPAPQYGPPPSKPSPQYGPPPRPSYGPPPQSLPSPLPAPLFKPEHSPASSYGPPPSGPLNLPPKPVYGPPKPSYGPPLLALGLTGPGPAPANFNKVPETTIILASGGGSGGSSGGHHHGNGGGPVKQVQIQIDASGHTHSVSGSQAPFHTACDGWKPIPAPVGSYVEGNNIDTQSGYSHVAQGSFGTQYSGGASIPGGTGGIHGGATGSGGSIIAGLTDEQLVAVALQSGGFGASNHGPQLPPSGPAGDFKQQNINSIETDVLQASLGFGDDSYSKPPSDSYAPGSIHAHKHNSIGGGLIPPGGNYGPPPPPPVDSYGPPPSGNYLPPPSGNYGPPPSQLPPPSGNYGPPPPLPPSDNYGLPPPPPSSAALFVESQHSSSQAGLHYGSQSGNVLNVPTHGASQPSRPVSFRPPVPQGLLESIGATVQHLDQFGVKPRTQPPTYIPPAANEIADNGIGSEYSPPPPPPAQINVPIGVLEQQLPQPQPPQVFTQVNQQHEHHNHQQNTQHFQHQQQQQFQQHGSFQEFPPLSPPPPQPQFQILPPLQEHRGNAQNQYGPPLPPPPPQQQYLPPPPPPPQHGRPFAQPPPPPSQQYLPPIQQTGPVTFQQQSSASSSSSFENSYSASQHNEQLIHAQALPLQQEPRFTQVHDCGQGPNLVSAGYQLQQQNQYQQQNQYQQQQQQQHQFQQQHSQQYSVSNSVSSSSANAYNAISQSIPVAETHTQFVEQEPADSYGLPSGGNHLDHDYDGYASQKSSVAALPDGTNPHELPGLDGLNVISAQKSQSIQLSPEQVSGAAHSQYEPTFQLDIAGDGAKSIQTEQSSNHEEILSEGLLQSILTAIEQPQQKGVQHQRTVQVITNQNNDIYGHGAQSRSDTDIQEDATPDDEHEPEVAESDKVEVQVNADGEEVATVQEIKPIVAAEIDDDVAKH, via the exons ATGATTTTGCGGATAACAGTAGTAACCCTCCTGCTAGCGGTCAGCTTCAGTGATGCCGTTGTTGTGAAGCCGCGGCCACAATATGGCCCACCACCACCACAGCGGCAGCCACATCGTGAATACGGCGTACCACAGCAGATACCGTTTCGTGAATATGGCCCTCCAGCACTAAAATATGGACCACCCAAATTCATTAGCGGCGGTAATGGTGGCAGCTTCTCTTCAAGTAGTAGCAGCAGCAATAGCTTTAACAGTGGCTTCAATGAACAAATTAAAACGCATTTCGGTGTGCCAAAGCCATTCTATGGTCCACCACATATCCAGCATAAGCCTGCGCCCAATTATGGACCACCGCAAGCGCAGTATGGCCCACCACCACGTCCTGCGCCCCAATACGGACCACCACCATCGAAGCCATCACCACAATATGGCCCACCACCTCGTCCCAGCTATGGACCACCACCACAGTCGCTGCCTTCACCATTACCTGCACCGCTGTTCAAACCTGAACATTCCCCAGCCAGTTCTTATGGTCCACCACCCTCAGGACCGCTAAATTTGCCACCCAAACCTGTGTATGGGCCCCCTAAGCCTTCATATGGTCCACCGCTATTGGCTTTAGGACTTACCGGCCCCGGTCCAGCGCCTGCCAACTTCAACAAAGTGCCCGAAACAACGATTATACTAGCAAGCGGTGGCGGCAGTGGTGGTTCCTCCGGTGGTCATCATCACGGTAATGGCGGCGGTCCAGTAAAACAAGTACAAATCCAAATAGATGCCTCAGGTCATACGCACAGTGTTAGCGGCTCACAAGCACCATTTCACACAGCTTGCGATGGTTGGAAGCCAATACCAGCACCTGTAGGCTCGTATGTAGAAGGCAACAACATTGATACTCAATCTGGTTATAGTCATGTCGCACAAGGTAGCTTCGGCACACAGTATAGCGGTGGTGCAAGTATTCCTGGCGGCACCGGAGGCATTCATGGTGGTGCAACTGGCAGTGGTGGTAGCATTATTGCTGGATTGACTGATGAACAACTTGTAGCTGTTGCATTACAATCAGGTGGGTTCGGTGCGTCCAACCATGGACCGCAATTGCCACCATCGGGACCAGCGGGTGATTTCAagcaacaaaatattaactCCATCGAAACTGATGTTTTACAG GCTTCTCTTGGCTTTGGCGATGATTCGTATAGCAAACCACCATCAGACTCTTATGCGCCCGGCTCAATACACGCACATAAACACAATAGCATTGGTGGTGGATTAATTCCACCCGGTGGTAATTACGGACCACCGCCGCCACCGCCAGTAGATAGTTACGGCCCACCACCAAGTGGTAACTACCTTCCACCACCAAGTGGCAATTATGGACCACCACCATCCCAATTGCCTCCACCAAGTGGCAATTACGGACCACCACCACCATTGCCACCTAGTGACAATTACGGACTTCCTCCACCACCACCTTCCAGCGCAGCTCTGTTCGTAGAAAGCCAACATTCTTCCTCTCAAGCTGGTTTACATTATGGCTCGCAATCCGGCAATGTACTGAATGTTCCAACGCATGGTGCTTCGCAACCTAGTCGACCAGTATCGTTCCGGCCACCAGTACCTCAAGGGCTGCTTGAATCTATTGGTGCTACCGTGCAACATTTGGATCAATTCGGTGTTAAACCACGAACTCAGCCGCCCACTTACATACCACCTGCTGCGAATGAAATCGCCGATAACGGGATTGGTTCCGAATATAGTCCACCTCCACCACCACCAGCTCAAATAAATGTACCCATCGGCGTACTTGAGCAGCAGTTGCCACAACCGCAACCGCCTCAGGTCTTCACACAGGTAAATCAGCAACACGAACATCACAATCATCAACAAAACACACAACACTtccaacatcaacaacaacaacaattccaaCAGCATGGTTCATTCCAAGAATTTCCACCATTGTCTCCACCTCCTCCACAACcccaatttcaaattttaccCCCCTTACAGGAGCATCGCGGCAACGCTCAAAATCAATATGGTCCacccttgccaccaccaccaccgcaaCAACAGTATCTACCCCCACCACCGCCGCCACCACAACATGGTCGCCCCTTCGCACAACCCCCACCACCACCATCTCAACAATATCTGCCACCGATACAACAAACTGGCCCGGTAACCTTCCAACAACAGAGTAGTGCATCCTCCAGCTCTAGCTTCGAAAACTCATATTCAGCCTCGCAGCACAATGAGCAACTCATACACGCGCAAGCATTGCCACTGCAACAGGAACCGCGCTTCACACAGGTGCATGATTGTGGTCAGGGACCGAATCTAGTCAGTGCAGGCTATCAATTGCAGCAACAAAAtcaataccaacaacaaaaccagtatcagcaacaacagcaacagcaacaccagTTCCAACAACAGCACTCGCAACAATACTCCGTCTCAAACTCAGTCTCGAGCAGCTCAGCTAACGCCTACAACGCTATCTCGCAAAGCATACCTGTGGCTGAGACACACACACAGTTTGTTGAACAAGAACCAGCCGATAGCTACGGACTACCGTCAGGCGGTAATCATCTCGATCACGACTATGACGGCTATGCTTCACAGAAGTCCTCTGTAGCGGCGCTACCAGATGGCACTAATCCTCATGAACTGCCCGGTCTCGATGGTCTAAATGTGATTTCCGCGCAGAAATCTCAATCCATACAGCTGTCACCCGAACAGGTCAGTGGCGCGGCGCACTCTCAATATGAACCCACTTTCCAACTGGACATAGCCGGCGATGGCGCAAAATCGATACAAACCGAACAGTCGTCCAACCACGAAGAAATACTCTCGGAAGGCTTACTACAATCGATATTAACCGCCATTGAGCAACCCCAACAAAAGGGTGTACAGCATCAGCGCACCGTACAGGTGATCACGAATCAAAACAATGATATATACGGTCATGGCGCACAAAGCCGTTCCGACACAGACATACAAGAAGATGCCACGCCCGACGACGAACACGAGCCTGAAGTAGCCGAATCTGACAAAGTTGAGGTACAAGTAAACGCCGATGGCGAAGAAGTGGCGACAGTGCAGGAAATTAAGCCGATTGTAGCGGCCGAAATCGATGATGATGTAGCGAAGCATTAG
- the LOC106616724 gene encoding trithorax group protein osa isoform X2 yields the protein MMILRITVVTLLLAVSFSDAVVVKPRPQYGPPPPQRQPHREYGVPQQIPFREYGPPALKYGPPKFISGGNGGSFSSSSSSSNSFNSGFNEQIKTHFGVPKPFYGPPHIQHKPAPNYGPPQAQYGPPPRPAPQYGPPPSKPSPQYGPPPRPSYGPPPQSLPSPLPAPLFKPEHSPASSYGPPPSGPLNLPPKPVYGPPKPSYGPPLLALGLTGPGPAPANFNKVPETTIILASGGGSGGSSGGHHHGNGGGPVKQVQIQIDASGHTHSVSGSQAPFHTACDGWKPIPAPVGSYVEGNNIDTQSGYSHVAQGSFGTQYSGGASIPGGTGGIHGGATGSGGSIIAGLTDEQLVAVALQSGGFGASNHGPQLPPSGPAGDFKQQNINSIETDVLQASLGFGDDSYSKPPSDSYAPGSIHAHKHNSIGGGLIPPGGNYGPPPPPPVDSYGPPPSGNYLPPPSGNYGPPPSQLPPPSGNYGPPPPLPPSDNYGLPPPPPSSAALFVESQHSSSQAGLHYGSQSGNVLNVPTHGASQPSRPVSFRPPVPQGLLESIGATVQHLDQFGVKPRTQPPTYIPPAANEIADNGIGSEYSPPPPPPAQINVPIGVLEQQLPQPQPPQVFTQEHRGNAQNQYGPPLPPPPPQQQYLPPPPPPPQHGRPFAQPPPPPSQQYLPPIQQTGPVTFQQQSSASSSSSFENSYSASQHNEQLIHAQALPLQQEPRFTQVHDCGQGPNLVSAGYQLQQQNQYQQQNQYQQQQQQQHQFQQQHSQQYSVSNSVSSSSANAYNAISQSIPVAETHTQFVEQEPADSYGLPSGGNHLDHDYDGYASQKSSVAALPDGTNPHELPGLDGLNVISAQKSQSIQLSPEQVSGAAHSQYEPTFQLDIAGDGAKSIQTEQSSNHEEILSEGLLQSILTAIEQPQQKGVQHQRTVQVITNQNNDIYGHGAQSRSDTDIQEDATPDDEHEPEVAESDKVEVQVNADGEEVATVQEIKPIVAAEIDDDVAKH from the exons ATGATTTTGCGGATAACAGTAGTAACCCTCCTGCTAGCGGTCAGCTTCAGTGATGCCGTTGTTGTGAAGCCGCGGCCACAATATGGCCCACCACCACCACAGCGGCAGCCACATCGTGAATACGGCGTACCACAGCAGATACCGTTTCGTGAATATGGCCCTCCAGCACTAAAATATGGACCACCCAAATTCATTAGCGGCGGTAATGGTGGCAGCTTCTCTTCAAGTAGTAGCAGCAGCAATAGCTTTAACAGTGGCTTCAATGAACAAATTAAAACGCATTTCGGTGTGCCAAAGCCATTCTATGGTCCACCACATATCCAGCATAAGCCTGCGCCCAATTATGGACCACCGCAAGCGCAGTATGGCCCACCACCACGTCCTGCGCCCCAATACGGACCACCACCATCGAAGCCATCACCACAATATGGCCCACCACCTCGTCCCAGCTATGGACCACCACCACAGTCGCTGCCTTCACCATTACCTGCACCGCTGTTCAAACCTGAACATTCCCCAGCCAGTTCTTATGGTCCACCACCCTCAGGACCGCTAAATTTGCCACCCAAACCTGTGTATGGGCCCCCTAAGCCTTCATATGGTCCACCGCTATTGGCTTTAGGACTTACCGGCCCCGGTCCAGCGCCTGCCAACTTCAACAAAGTGCCCGAAACAACGATTATACTAGCAAGCGGTGGCGGCAGTGGTGGTTCCTCCGGTGGTCATCATCACGGTAATGGCGGCGGTCCAGTAAAACAAGTACAAATCCAAATAGATGCCTCAGGTCATACGCACAGTGTTAGCGGCTCACAAGCACCATTTCACACAGCTTGCGATGGTTGGAAGCCAATACCAGCACCTGTAGGCTCGTATGTAGAAGGCAACAACATTGATACTCAATCTGGTTATAGTCATGTCGCACAAGGTAGCTTCGGCACACAGTATAGCGGTGGTGCAAGTATTCCTGGCGGCACCGGAGGCATTCATGGTGGTGCAACTGGCAGTGGTGGTAGCATTATTGCTGGATTGACTGATGAACAACTTGTAGCTGTTGCATTACAATCAGGTGGGTTCGGTGCGTCCAACCATGGACCGCAATTGCCACCATCGGGACCAGCGGGTGATTTCAagcaacaaaatattaactCCATCGAAACTGATGTTTTACAG GCTTCTCTTGGCTTTGGCGATGATTCGTATAGCAAACCACCATCAGACTCTTATGCGCCCGGCTCAATACACGCACATAAACACAATAGCATTGGTGGTGGATTAATTCCACCCGGTGGTAATTACGGACCACCGCCGCCACCGCCAGTAGATAGTTACGGCCCACCACCAAGTGGTAACTACCTTCCACCACCAAGTGGCAATTATGGACCACCACCATCCCAATTGCCTCCACCAAGTGGCAATTACGGACCACCACCACCATTGCCACCTAGTGACAATTACGGACTTCCTCCACCACCACCTTCCAGCGCAGCTCTGTTCGTAGAAAGCCAACATTCTTCCTCTCAAGCTGGTTTACATTATGGCTCGCAATCCGGCAATGTACTGAATGTTCCAACGCATGGTGCTTCGCAACCTAGTCGACCAGTATCGTTCCGGCCACCAGTACCTCAAGGGCTGCTTGAATCTATTGGTGCTACCGTGCAACATTTGGATCAATTCGGTGTTAAACCACGAACTCAGCCGCCCACTTACATACCACCTGCTGCGAATGAAATCGCCGATAACGGGATTGGTTCCGAATATAGTCCACCTCCACCACCACCAGCTCAAATAAATGTACCCATCGGCGTACTTGAGCAGCAGTTGCCACAACCGCAACCGCCTCAGGTCTTCACACAG GAGCATCGCGGCAACGCTCAAAATCAATATGGTCCacccttgccaccaccaccaccgcaaCAACAGTATCTACCCCCACCACCGCCGCCACCACAACATGGTCGCCCCTTCGCACAACCCCCACCACCACCATCTCAACAATATCTGCCACCGATACAACAAACTGGCCCGGTAACCTTCCAACAACAGAGTAGTGCATCCTCCAGCTCTAGCTTCGAAAACTCATATTCAGCCTCGCAGCACAATGAGCAACTCATACACGCGCAAGCATTGCCACTGCAACAGGAACCGCGCTTCACACAGGTGCATGATTGTGGTCAGGGACCGAATCTAGTCAGTGCAGGCTATCAATTGCAGCAACAAAAtcaataccaacaacaaaaccagtatcagcaacaacagcaacagcaacaccagTTCCAACAACAGCACTCGCAACAATACTCCGTCTCAAACTCAGTCTCGAGCAGCTCAGCTAACGCCTACAACGCTATCTCGCAAAGCATACCTGTGGCTGAGACACACACACAGTTTGTTGAACAAGAACCAGCCGATAGCTACGGACTACCGTCAGGCGGTAATCATCTCGATCACGACTATGACGGCTATGCTTCACAGAAGTCCTCTGTAGCGGCGCTACCAGATGGCACTAATCCTCATGAACTGCCCGGTCTCGATGGTCTAAATGTGATTTCCGCGCAGAAATCTCAATCCATACAGCTGTCACCCGAACAGGTCAGTGGCGCGGCGCACTCTCAATATGAACCCACTTTCCAACTGGACATAGCCGGCGATGGCGCAAAATCGATACAAACCGAACAGTCGTCCAACCACGAAGAAATACTCTCGGAAGGCTTACTACAATCGATATTAACCGCCATTGAGCAACCCCAACAAAAGGGTGTACAGCATCAGCGCACCGTACAGGTGATCACGAATCAAAACAATGATATATACGGTCATGGCGCACAAAGCCGTTCCGACACAGACATACAAGAAGATGCCACGCCCGACGACGAACACGAGCCTGAAGTAGCCGAATCTGACAAAGTTGAGGTACAAGTAAACGCCGATGGCGAAGAAGTGGCGACAGTGCAGGAAATTAAGCCGATTGTAGCGGCCGAAATCGATGATGATGTAGCGAAGCATTAG